In the genome of Streptomyces sp. NBC_00259, the window CGGCCTCCGAGCGCTAGAACCCCGCCCGAAGGGCCCATGTAATCTGGGCTCGAAACATCTTCATATTCCGACAGGGGAGCGCCACAGCGCTGAGAGTGCGGCAACCGTCAAGGCCGCAGACCCTCTGAACCTCGCCCAGGTCATTCTGGGTAGGAAGTTCGGACGAGACTCAAGCTGTTGCGCCCTGCCCGGCTCCGGATGTGCGATCCGGAGCCGGGCAGGGCCGCGTCTCTTCCTGGTCATGCCCAGGAGGAATCTCAGTGAGCACCACCAAGAAGATCACGGTCACCGTGCTGGCCGCCGCCCTCGGCGTCAGTACGCTCGCGGCCTGCGGCGGGGAGTCCAAGGACGACTCCGCCGGTGAGGGCGCCGGGAGCGGTTCCAAGACCGTGACGCTCGTCAGCCACGACTCCTTCAACGCCTCCCCGGCGGTGCTGAAGGAGTTCACCAAGCAGACCGGATACACGGTCAAGGTGCTGAAGAGCGGTGACGCGGTCGAGGCGCTCAACAAGGAGATCCTCACCAAGGGATCCCCGCAGGGCGACGTGTTCTTCGGTGTCGACAACACCACGCTCTCGCGGGCCCTCGACAACGACCTCTTCACGCCGTACGAGGCCAAGGGCCTGGACCGGATCCCCGAGGCCGTGCAGCTCGACGGCGGCGAGCACCGGGTCACGCCCGTCGACACCGGCGACATCTGCGTCAACTACGACAAGAAGTACTTCGCCGACAAGAAGCTCGCCCCGCCGCGGACGCTCGACGACCTGATCAAGCCCGCCTACAAGGACCTCCTCGTCGTCGAGAACGCCGAGCGCTCCTCGCCCGGCCTCGGCTTCCTCCTCGGGACCGCCAGCGCCTACGGCGACGACGGCTGGCAGGACTACTGGAAGAAGCTGCGGGCCAACGGCGTGAAGGTCGTCGACAGCTGGGAGCTCGCCTACAACCAGGAGTTCTCCGGCTCCGCCGGCGGCAAGGCGGCCAAGGGCGACCGGCCGCTCGTCGTCTCGTACGCCTCCAGCCCGCCGGTCGAGGTGCTGTACGCCAAGCCGCAGCCCAAGGAGGCCCCCACCGGCGTCTCCACCGGCACCTGCTTCCGCCAGACCGAGGCCGCCGGCCTGCTCAAGGGCGCGAAGAACGAGGCCGGCGGAAAGGCCCTGCTGGACTTCCTGATCAGCAAGAAGTTCCAGGAGGACATGCCGCTCAACATGTTCGTCAACCCGGTCGTCGGGGACGCGAAGCTCCCCGCGCTGTTCACCGAGTTCGGTGAGGTGGTCG includes:
- a CDS encoding thiamine ABC transporter substrate-binding protein; the protein is MSTTKKITVTVLAAALGVSTLAACGGESKDDSAGEGAGSGSKTVTLVSHDSFNASPAVLKEFTKQTGYTVKVLKSGDAVEALNKEILTKGSPQGDVFFGVDNTTLSRALDNDLFTPYEAKGLDRIPEAVQLDGGEHRVTPVDTGDICVNYDKKYFADKKLAPPRTLDDLIKPAYKDLLVVENAERSSPGLGFLLGTASAYGDDGWQDYWKKLRANGVKVVDSWELAYNQEFSGSAGGKAAKGDRPLVVSYASSPPVEVLYAKPQPKEAPTGVSTGTCFRQTEAAGLLKGAKNEAGGKALLDFLISKKFQEDMPLNMFVNPVVGDAKLPALFTEFGEVVAEPRTMTPEKIADNRDQWIQSWSSLVLK